A part of Spodoptera frugiperda isolate SF20-4 chromosome 25, AGI-APGP_CSIRO_Sfru_2.0, whole genome shotgun sequence genomic DNA contains:
- the LOC118262924 gene encoding uncharacterized protein LOC118262924 isoform X1, protein MHTLNVLLLAAAAACAVPRPLGPSAVPALSQLPHRIGWQPRPFRSDFILPRMLLPNPLLRYEETPRAVAPTEQDWLSKEIDRINQMDDDEEITPFVEEFSRWMARDPYVPLKYGQEAAREPAEPAEPAESAEPAEHAYVPETITPAPEEIRPVPPPKEIVSPEPISAPQVVAQKQISLTVAPAETGSEENKKTFALTPLDKEYYEPEDQTVTEKPDGPHEGGESAPEAMSLVDFQPPRQIRQNPNLGRTKNLIAENLDRLRVGLANKDYRIPVSLLPSNLRWLRINPTDVPETSTQENPDGTDKPRHIHVLESASDPADSIYGIALIAAVGTALTMAIIGFAFGWYTLSKKAKAAADVDYPAYGVTGPNVDISGDRKLAHSAHMYHYQHQKQQIIAMERNGCEHRNGSVSDPESEEENEEGDYTVYECPGFATTGEMEVKNPLFSEDPTPATPGKCEIVKPQPKD, encoded by the exons GCCCGTCAGCTGTGCCAGCTCTGTCGCAGCTGCCGCACCGCATAGGTTGGCAGCCGCGGCCTTTCCGCAGCGACTTCATCCTGCCTCGTATGCTGTTACCCAACCCATTACTCCGGTATGAAGAAACCCCTCGCGCTGTCGCCCCTACCGAACAAGACTGGCTGAGTAAG GAAATTGACCGCATTAACCAAATGGACGATGATGAAGAGATAACTCCATTTGTCGAGGAATTTTCACGATGGATGGCTCGGGATCCTTACGTTCCCTTAAAATATGGACAAGAAGCTGCCCGAGAACCTGCTGAACCCGCTGAACCCGCTGAATCCGCTGAACCTGCTGAACATGCTTACGTACCGGAGACCATCACGCCTGCTCCTGAAGAGATCCGCCCCGTGCCACCACCCAAGGAAATCGTGTCGCCTGAACCTATCTCAGCACCTCAAGTGGTGGCCCAGAAACAAATCTCGTTGACCGTGGCGCCTGCAGAAACCGGcagtgaagaaaataaaaagacgtTCGCACTGACACCTCTTGATAAGGAATACTACGAGCCCGAAGACCAAACAGTCACCGAAA AACCTGATGGACCTCATGAAGGTGGTGAGTCAGCTCCGGAGGCGATGAGTCTGGTGGATTTCCAGCCTCCACGTCAGATCCGGCAGAACCCTAACCTTGGTAGAACGAAAAACCTGATCGCTGAAAACCTGGACCGCCTTCGAGTTGGACT GGCAAATAAGGACTACCGTATCCCTGTCTCCTTACTGCCATCCAACCTGCGCTGGTTGAGAATAAATCCCACTGATGTGCCTGAGACAAG CACTCAAGAGAACCCCGATGGCACGGATAAACCTCGTCACATCCATGTGCTGGAATCTGCGTCGGACCCGGCTGACTCGATCTACGGAATCGCTCTAATTGCTGCTGTCGGCACCGCTCTTACTATGGCTATCATCGGTTTTGCGTTCGGCTGGTACAC ACTAAGTAAGAAAGCTAAAGCTGCCGCTGATGTGGACTACCCTGCATACGGAGTGACTGGACCTAACGTTGACATCTCTGGCGACAGGAAACTTGCTCATTCGGCCCACATGTACCACTACCAGCATCAGAAACAGCAAATAATAGCAATGGAAAG AAATGGCTGTGAGCACCGCAATGGATCTGTTTCTGACCCTGAGTCTGAGGAAGAGAACGAAGAAGGAGATTACACCGTCTACGAATGCCCTGGATTCGCCACG ACGGGCGAAATGGAAGTCAAGAATCCCCTGTTCTCCGAGGACCCGACCCCGGCTACACCCGGCAAGTGCGAGATAGTTAAACCTCAGCCCAAAGATTAA
- the LOC118262924 gene encoding protein cab-1 isoform X2 — protein sequence MHTLNVLLLAAAAACAVPRPLGPSAVPALSQLPHRIGWQPRPFRSDFILPRMLLPNPLLRYEETPRAVAPTEQDWLSKEIDRINQMDDDEEITPFVEEFSRWMARDPYVPLKYGQEAAREPAEPAEPAESAEPAEHAYVPETITPAPEEIRPVPPPKEIVSPEPISAPQVVAQKQISLTVAPAETGSEENKKTFALTPLDKEYYEPEDQTVTEKPDGPHEGGESAPEAMSLVDFQPPRQIRQNPNLGRTKNLIAENLDRLRVGLTQENPDGTDKPRHIHVLESASDPADSIYGIALIAAVGTALTMAIIGFAFGWYTLSKKAKAAADVDYPAYGVTGPNVDISGDRKLAHSAHMYHYQHQKQQIIAMERNGCEHRNGSVSDPESEEENEEGDYTVYECPGFATTGEMEVKNPLFSEDPTPATPGKCEIVKPQPKD from the exons GCCCGTCAGCTGTGCCAGCTCTGTCGCAGCTGCCGCACCGCATAGGTTGGCAGCCGCGGCCTTTCCGCAGCGACTTCATCCTGCCTCGTATGCTGTTACCCAACCCATTACTCCGGTATGAAGAAACCCCTCGCGCTGTCGCCCCTACCGAACAAGACTGGCTGAGTAAG GAAATTGACCGCATTAACCAAATGGACGATGATGAAGAGATAACTCCATTTGTCGAGGAATTTTCACGATGGATGGCTCGGGATCCTTACGTTCCCTTAAAATATGGACAAGAAGCTGCCCGAGAACCTGCTGAACCCGCTGAACCCGCTGAATCCGCTGAACCTGCTGAACATGCTTACGTACCGGAGACCATCACGCCTGCTCCTGAAGAGATCCGCCCCGTGCCACCACCCAAGGAAATCGTGTCGCCTGAACCTATCTCAGCACCTCAAGTGGTGGCCCAGAAACAAATCTCGTTGACCGTGGCGCCTGCAGAAACCGGcagtgaagaaaataaaaagacgtTCGCACTGACACCTCTTGATAAGGAATACTACGAGCCCGAAGACCAAACAGTCACCGAAA AACCTGATGGACCTCATGAAGGTGGTGAGTCAGCTCCGGAGGCGATGAGTCTGGTGGATTTCCAGCCTCCACGTCAGATCCGGCAGAACCCTAACCTTGGTAGAACGAAAAACCTGATCGCTGAAAACCTGGACCGCCTTCGAGTTGGACT CACTCAAGAGAACCCCGATGGCACGGATAAACCTCGTCACATCCATGTGCTGGAATCTGCGTCGGACCCGGCTGACTCGATCTACGGAATCGCTCTAATTGCTGCTGTCGGCACCGCTCTTACTATGGCTATCATCGGTTTTGCGTTCGGCTGGTACAC ACTAAGTAAGAAAGCTAAAGCTGCCGCTGATGTGGACTACCCTGCATACGGAGTGACTGGACCTAACGTTGACATCTCTGGCGACAGGAAACTTGCTCATTCGGCCCACATGTACCACTACCAGCATCAGAAACAGCAAATAATAGCAATGGAAAG AAATGGCTGTGAGCACCGCAATGGATCTGTTTCTGACCCTGAGTCTGAGGAAGAGAACGAAGAAGGAGATTACACCGTCTACGAATGCCCTGGATTCGCCACG ACGGGCGAAATGGAAGTCAAGAATCCCCTGTTCTCCGAGGACCCGACCCCGGCTACACCCGGCAAGTGCGAGATAGTTAAACCTCAGCCCAAAGATTAA
- the LOC118262924 gene encoding uncharacterized protein LOC118262924 isoform X3 — translation MHTLNVLLLAAAAACAVPRPLGPSAVPALSQLPHRIGWQPRPFRSDFILPRMLLPNPLLRYEETPRAVAPTEQDWLSKEIDRINQMDDDEEITPFVEEFSRWMARDPYVPLKYGQEAAREPAEPAEPAESAEPAEHAYVPETITPAPEEIRPVPPPKEIVSPEPISAPQVVAQKQISLTVAPAETGSEENKKTFALTPLDKEYYEPEDQTVTEKPDGPHEGGESAPEAMSLVDFQPPRQIRQNPNLGRTKNLIAENLDRLRVGLANKDYRIPVSLLPSNLRWLRINPTDVPETSTQENPDGTDKPRHIHVLESASDPADSIYGIALIAAVGTALTMAIIGFAFGWYTNGCEHRNGSVSDPESEEENEEGDYTVYECPGFATTGEMEVKNPLFSEDPTPATPGKCEIVKPQPKD, via the exons GCCCGTCAGCTGTGCCAGCTCTGTCGCAGCTGCCGCACCGCATAGGTTGGCAGCCGCGGCCTTTCCGCAGCGACTTCATCCTGCCTCGTATGCTGTTACCCAACCCATTACTCCGGTATGAAGAAACCCCTCGCGCTGTCGCCCCTACCGAACAAGACTGGCTGAGTAAG GAAATTGACCGCATTAACCAAATGGACGATGATGAAGAGATAACTCCATTTGTCGAGGAATTTTCACGATGGATGGCTCGGGATCCTTACGTTCCCTTAAAATATGGACAAGAAGCTGCCCGAGAACCTGCTGAACCCGCTGAACCCGCTGAATCCGCTGAACCTGCTGAACATGCTTACGTACCGGAGACCATCACGCCTGCTCCTGAAGAGATCCGCCCCGTGCCACCACCCAAGGAAATCGTGTCGCCTGAACCTATCTCAGCACCTCAAGTGGTGGCCCAGAAACAAATCTCGTTGACCGTGGCGCCTGCAGAAACCGGcagtgaagaaaataaaaagacgtTCGCACTGACACCTCTTGATAAGGAATACTACGAGCCCGAAGACCAAACAGTCACCGAAA AACCTGATGGACCTCATGAAGGTGGTGAGTCAGCTCCGGAGGCGATGAGTCTGGTGGATTTCCAGCCTCCACGTCAGATCCGGCAGAACCCTAACCTTGGTAGAACGAAAAACCTGATCGCTGAAAACCTGGACCGCCTTCGAGTTGGACT GGCAAATAAGGACTACCGTATCCCTGTCTCCTTACTGCCATCCAACCTGCGCTGGTTGAGAATAAATCCCACTGATGTGCCTGAGACAAG CACTCAAGAGAACCCCGATGGCACGGATAAACCTCGTCACATCCATGTGCTGGAATCTGCGTCGGACCCGGCTGACTCGATCTACGGAATCGCTCTAATTGCTGCTGTCGGCACCGCTCTTACTATGGCTATCATCGGTTTTGCGTTCGGCTGGTACAC AAATGGCTGTGAGCACCGCAATGGATCTGTTTCTGACCCTGAGTCTGAGGAAGAGAACGAAGAAGGAGATTACACCGTCTACGAATGCCCTGGATTCGCCACG ACGGGCGAAATGGAAGTCAAGAATCCCCTGTTCTCCGAGGACCCGACCCCGGCTACACCCGGCAAGTGCGAGATAGTTAAACCTCAGCCCAAAGATTAA
- the LOC118262924 gene encoding uncharacterized protein LOC118262924 isoform X4 → MDDDEEITPFVEEFSRWMARDPYVPLKYGQEAAREPAEPAEPAESAEPAEHAYVPETITPAPEEIRPVPPPKEIVSPEPISAPQVVAQKQISLTVAPAETGSEENKKTFALTPLDKEYYEPEDQTVTEKPDGPHEGGESAPEAMSLVDFQPPRQIRQNPNLGRTKNLIAENLDRLRVGLANKDYRIPVSLLPSNLRWLRINPTDVPETSTQENPDGTDKPRHIHVLESASDPADSIYGIALIAAVGTALTMAIIGFAFGWYTLSKKAKAAADVDYPAYGVTGPNVDISGDRKLAHSAHMYHYQHQKQQIIAMERNGCEHRNGSVSDPESEEENEEGDYTVYECPGFATTGEMEVKNPLFSEDPTPATPGKCEIVKPQPKD, encoded by the exons ATGGACGATGATGAAGAGATAACTCCATTTGTCGAGGAATTTTCACGATGGATGGCTCGGGATCCTTACGTTCCCTTAAAATATGGACAAGAAGCTGCCCGAGAACCTGCTGAACCCGCTGAACCCGCTGAATCCGCTGAACCTGCTGAACATGCTTACGTACCGGAGACCATCACGCCTGCTCCTGAAGAGATCCGCCCCGTGCCACCACCCAAGGAAATCGTGTCGCCTGAACCTATCTCAGCACCTCAAGTGGTGGCCCAGAAACAAATCTCGTTGACCGTGGCGCCTGCAGAAACCGGcagtgaagaaaataaaaagacgtTCGCACTGACACCTCTTGATAAGGAATACTACGAGCCCGAAGACCAAACAGTCACCGAAA AACCTGATGGACCTCATGAAGGTGGTGAGTCAGCTCCGGAGGCGATGAGTCTGGTGGATTTCCAGCCTCCACGTCAGATCCGGCAGAACCCTAACCTTGGTAGAACGAAAAACCTGATCGCTGAAAACCTGGACCGCCTTCGAGTTGGACT GGCAAATAAGGACTACCGTATCCCTGTCTCCTTACTGCCATCCAACCTGCGCTGGTTGAGAATAAATCCCACTGATGTGCCTGAGACAAG CACTCAAGAGAACCCCGATGGCACGGATAAACCTCGTCACATCCATGTGCTGGAATCTGCGTCGGACCCGGCTGACTCGATCTACGGAATCGCTCTAATTGCTGCTGTCGGCACCGCTCTTACTATGGCTATCATCGGTTTTGCGTTCGGCTGGTACAC ACTAAGTAAGAAAGCTAAAGCTGCCGCTGATGTGGACTACCCTGCATACGGAGTGACTGGACCTAACGTTGACATCTCTGGCGACAGGAAACTTGCTCATTCGGCCCACATGTACCACTACCAGCATCAGAAACAGCAAATAATAGCAATGGAAAG AAATGGCTGTGAGCACCGCAATGGATCTGTTTCTGACCCTGAGTCTGAGGAAGAGAACGAAGAAGGAGATTACACCGTCTACGAATGCCCTGGATTCGCCACG ACGGGCGAAATGGAAGTCAAGAATCCCCTGTTCTCCGAGGACCCGACCCCGGCTACACCCGGCAAGTGCGAGATAGTTAAACCTCAGCCCAAAGATTAA